The proteins below come from a single Streptomyces sp. SCSIO 75703 genomic window:
- a CDS encoding ATP-binding protein has protein sequence MVTESGAQVDSEDTEAYLRPRARLMSTLGEELISNERVALTELVKNAYDADASLVVIRFNAPLEEGVGSIEVWDDGHGMSAETVRGTWMEIATSHRHRRPLSEGRGRRVLGAKGIGRFSAARLARVTSLATCRGDGEEVTLRLDWRSFSVEDAYLDQVPVNWSVRSPKVFAIGGEAEQLFDDLAGEFHTGVAAEPDRRPHGTVVRLEGLRQQWTAESIETLKRSLSRLLPPPPPTELAVPDQPEFSIYIETPPGELHHYSGFVSASETLAHPHYRLVGAVDANGQAHLTLTAMGVEEELVIRDDFRQDATLPSCGPVKLDIRTWDLDSGSLRRLLKIDLGARNVSEVRQLIRGNTGIALYRDGFRVQPFGETGYDWLEFDQRRVNNPTMRLSNNQVAGFVYVTADGNPGLRDRSHREGLIDSPEYEELKRIMVQAVSRLETWRYRLRRPEPPRSPDSKPLLPPTEGGGHGVFQNFTLDPLRDVVNQRYPDDAVLGRALDEATEAINDSVQKVQEIISQFSRLATLGTLVDVVLHDGRAALTRIAYVLRRLNRLAKGTSEQDPGLYEALTKVHTDFSAQEKALDRLFTRVEPLSGRQRGRPKNISLHEAIDEAVSVHEAELAKQGITVTVGGEDVTVTAEPSDIAQVILNLVGNAIYWLSTLPEGADRCILITTERTPDGEVDIDVSDNGPGVREEIRDLIFDTYFSDKPDGIGLGLSIAGSVVKDFYDGDLYLVSPGPLAGACFRARLRRRVG, from the coding sequence ATGGTGACCGAAAGCGGGGCTCAGGTGGACTCGGAGGACACGGAGGCGTACCTCCGGCCGCGCGCGCGACTGATGAGCACCTTGGGTGAGGAACTGATCAGCAACGAGCGGGTCGCCCTCACCGAACTGGTGAAGAACGCGTACGACGCCGACGCGAGCCTCGTCGTGATTCGGTTCAACGCACCCCTCGAAGAGGGGGTGGGTTCCATCGAGGTGTGGGATGACGGACACGGCATGTCAGCGGAAACCGTCCGCGGCACCTGGATGGAGATCGCGACTTCCCATCGACACCGGCGCCCCCTCAGTGAAGGGCGCGGGCGTCGAGTGCTCGGGGCCAAGGGCATCGGAAGGTTCTCCGCCGCTCGTCTGGCACGTGTGACCTCGCTGGCGACGTGCCGTGGTGACGGTGAAGAGGTGACTCTGCGACTCGACTGGCGCAGCTTCTCCGTCGAGGACGCCTATCTGGATCAAGTCCCGGTCAACTGGTCGGTTCGGTCTCCGAAGGTCTTCGCCATCGGCGGCGAGGCGGAGCAGTTGTTCGACGACCTGGCCGGAGAGTTCCACACTGGCGTGGCCGCAGAACCGGACCGGAGGCCGCACGGGACGGTCGTGCGCCTCGAAGGTCTTCGCCAGCAGTGGACGGCGGAGTCCATCGAGACTCTGAAACGGTCCCTCTCCCGGTTGCTCCCGCCTCCGCCCCCCACGGAGCTGGCAGTGCCGGACCAGCCAGAATTCTCGATCTACATCGAGACTCCGCCAGGCGAACTGCATCACTACTCGGGTTTCGTGAGCGCAAGCGAGACGCTGGCACATCCTCACTACCGACTCGTCGGCGCTGTGGACGCCAACGGACAGGCACACCTCACCCTCACTGCCATGGGTGTGGAGGAGGAACTCGTCATCCGCGACGACTTCCGGCAGGACGCTACTCTCCCCAGCTGCGGCCCCGTGAAGCTGGACATCCGAACCTGGGATTTGGACAGCGGTTCACTGCGCAGACTTCTCAAGATCGACCTCGGCGCCCGGAACGTCAGCGAGGTAAGACAACTCATCCGGGGCAATACCGGCATCGCCCTGTACCGCGACGGTTTCCGTGTCCAGCCGTTCGGAGAGACCGGATACGACTGGCTGGAGTTCGACCAGCGCCGCGTGAACAACCCCACCATGCGACTCTCGAACAACCAGGTGGCGGGCTTCGTCTACGTCACAGCCGACGGGAACCCCGGACTGCGGGACCGCTCTCACCGCGAAGGGCTGATCGACTCCCCGGAGTACGAGGAACTCAAGAGAATCATGGTCCAAGCCGTGAGCAGGCTGGAGACATGGCGGTACAGACTCCGCAGGCCCGAGCCTCCCCGGTCTCCGGACAGCAAGCCCCTGCTGCCCCCGACAGAGGGCGGCGGCCACGGGGTCTTCCAGAACTTCACCCTTGACCCACTCCGCGATGTGGTCAACCAGCGCTATCCGGACGACGCCGTACTCGGACGCGCTCTGGACGAGGCCACGGAGGCCATCAACGACAGTGTGCAGAAGGTCCAGGAGATCATTTCCCAGTTCTCCCGGCTCGCCACGCTCGGAACCCTGGTGGACGTGGTGCTCCACGACGGCCGGGCCGCCCTGACACGTATCGCCTACGTGCTGCGGAGGCTGAACAGGTTGGCGAAGGGAACGAGCGAGCAGGATCCCGGCCTCTACGAAGCTCTCACCAAGGTCCACACCGACTTCAGCGCTCAGGAGAAAGCCCTCGACCGGTTGTTCACCCGTGTCGAGCCCCTCAGCGGGCGCCAGCGCGGTCGTCCCAAGAACATCTCGCTGCACGAGGCCATCGACGAGGCGGTGTCCGTACACGAGGCGGAGCTCGCCAAGCAGGGCATAACCGTCACTGTCGGCGGAGAAGACGTGACCGTGACGGCAGAGCCGAGCGACATCGCCCAGGTGATCCTCAATCTCGTCGGCAACGCGATCTACTGGCTGTCCACCCTTCCAGAGGGCGCTGACCGCTGCATCCTCATCACGACCGAGCGCACCCCCGACGGTGAGGTCGACATTGATGTCAGCGACAACGGTCCGGGAGTGAGGGAGGAGATCAGGGACCTGATCTTCGACACTTACTTCAGCGACAAGCCCGACGGGATCGGGCTGGGGCTGAGCATCGCCGGCAGCGTGGTCAAGGACTTCTACGACGGCGACCTGTACCTGGTCTCGCCAGGACCACTTGCCGGCGCATGTTTCAGAGCACGTCTTCGAAGGAGAGTTGGGTGA
- a CDS encoding glycoside hydrolase domain-containing protein, with product MNEASTGGGSKMLEPGELDNIFKAGLRVFPIFQDNGRSLSEYYWGNGYKHSQLAHDQAVHFGFNRGTVIYFAVDYDATQEDMPHILEYFRGVTSGLASRGKRYLHGVYGSRNVCAEVTKETYAAYSFVSGMSWGFSGNLGFPLPANWSFNQIKEYQVTNGSDTFWLDRDAHRVGSDDGQKTVNRAVSPAADLLANIDQLYSLAKSYGKGDPNRLITDYYRQKRYAGFEWKSLIGEVDWSFIDYANSRGAELMSDFTDPFTGQTLRPQHLLATAAGHMIKPPLSDTHKANRGDVAGWAGDLMTFYGEWRRDSDSYASGYTYCTERLGKVGTLSSFSFDDLIEDADGFLLAEKMRSGVPITTALRDHYEKTGGVTRFRDYLAKRFGTSQATAADAAFYILTSIDDPLINLGRISLEQQTGGVAMVLSHLLPEDRLRNYCLGFADTLIAHAGLEARSQAKMKSNHARLFADSSA from the coding sequence ATCAACGAGGCATCGACCGGCGGCGGATCGAAGATGCTGGAGCCGGGTGAGCTCGACAACATTTTCAAGGCCGGGCTGCGCGTCTTCCCGATCTTCCAGGACAATGGCAGGAGCCTGTCGGAGTACTACTGGGGCAATGGCTACAAACACAGCCAGCTTGCCCATGATCAAGCCGTTCATTTCGGCTTCAACCGGGGCACCGTGATCTATTTCGCTGTCGACTACGACGCCACCCAGGAGGACATGCCGCACATCCTGGAGTACTTCCGCGGGGTCACCTCCGGCCTCGCGTCCAGGGGCAAGCGGTACCTCCACGGAGTGTACGGCTCACGGAACGTGTGCGCGGAGGTAACGAAGGAGACTTACGCCGCGTACTCGTTCGTCTCCGGCATGTCCTGGGGATTCTCCGGCAACCTCGGCTTTCCCCTGCCGGCGAACTGGTCGTTCAACCAGATCAAGGAGTACCAGGTCACCAACGGCAGTGACACGTTCTGGCTGGACCGCGACGCGCACCGGGTCGGCTCCGACGACGGCCAGAAGACCGTCAACCGTGCCGTGTCCCCCGCCGCGGACCTTCTCGCGAACATCGACCAGTTGTACAGCCTCGCCAAGAGTTACGGAAAGGGCGATCCGAACCGGCTGATCACGGACTATTACCGACAGAAGCGCTATGCGGGGTTCGAGTGGAAGAGCCTGATCGGAGAAGTCGACTGGTCGTTCATCGACTACGCCAACAGCCGAGGTGCGGAACTGATGTCCGACTTCACTGACCCCTTCACGGGCCAGACCCTGCGCCCACAGCACCTGCTGGCCACCGCGGCGGGACACATGATCAAGCCACCTCTGTCCGATACGCACAAGGCCAACCGGGGTGACGTGGCCGGGTGGGCCGGGGACCTCATGACGTTCTACGGGGAATGGCGTCGCGACAGCGACTCCTACGCCTCCGGCTACACCTACTGCACCGAACGCCTCGGCAAGGTCGGTACGCTCTCCTCGTTCAGCTTCGACGACCTCATCGAGGACGCTGACGGGTTCCTCCTTGCCGAGAAGATGCGGTCCGGCGTGCCCATCACCACGGCCCTGCGCGATCACTACGAGAAGACCGGCGGGGTAACCAGGTTCAGGGACTATCTCGCCAAGCGGTTCGGCACCTCACAGGCCACCGCAGCGGATGCGGCGTTCTACATCCTCACATCGATCGATGATCCGCTCATCAATCTCGGACGTATCTCCCTCGAACAGCAGACGGGAGGAGTCGCCATGGTCCTTTCTCATCTACTTCCGGAGGACAGGCTGAGGAATTACTGCCTTGGCTTCGCGGATACACTGATCGCTCATGCCGGGCTGGAGGCCCGCAGCCAGGCGAAGATGAAGTCCAACCACGCCAGGCTGTTCGCGGACAGTTCAGCCTGA
- a CDS encoding transposase family protein gives MIGSRWRRLSAGRQALLALAHLRVGHTYGQLAAGFGVGTTTAHRYVTEAVDLLAALAPSLADTVRTASTKAYPLLDGTLLPIDRIAADRPFYSGKHKRHRMNVQVLADPFGRLLWASPALPGAVHDVRATREHGIVESLAEATSRAGPTRGTGVPAARSVPRAGNAGRLSPPGQQAVNRSHAKIRALVEQAMATLKSWRLLRKLRCSTTRITALVQAVLTLHLTSSHR, from the coding sequence GTGATCGGCTCCCGTTGGCGGCGGCTGAGTGCCGGTCGTCAGGCTCTCCTCGCACTCGCCCATCTGCGGGTGGGGCATACCTATGGCCAGCTCGCGGCCGGATTCGGCGTTGGAACCACAACGGCTCACCGGTACGTCACCGAGGCCGTCGACCTTCTGGCTGCCCTCGCACCCAGCCTGGCCGACACCGTCCGCACCGCGTCGACGAAGGCGTATCCGCTCCTGGACGGCACACTCCTGCCGATCGACCGCATCGCCGCTGACCGGCCCTTCTATTCCGGCAAACACAAGAGGCACCGGATGAACGTGCAGGTCCTCGCCGATCCTTTCGGCCGACTGTTGTGGGCCTCGCCGGCCCTGCCCGGCGCCGTCCACGACGTCCGCGCGACCCGCGAACACGGCATCGTCGAATCCCTTGCCGAGGCTACGTCACGTGCTGGGCCGACAAGGGGTACCGGGGTGCCGGCGGCACGGTCCGTACCCCGTGCTGGGAACGCTGGGAGACTCTCTCCACCCGGTCAGCAGGCGGTGAACCGGTCCCACGCAAAGATCCGCGCACTCGTCGAGCAGGCCATGGCCACCCTCAAGTCCTGGCGGCTCCTCCGCAAGCTCCGGTGCTCGACCACCCGCATCACCGCTCTCGTCCAAGCCGTCCTCACGCTGCATCTGACCAGCTCACACCGATGA
- a CDS encoding HNH endonuclease signature motif containing protein, with amino-acid sequence MNRSQNQWFDHNYYSTYRIASKVERLAMSPDYHYLEALMLDDGILEFLPHWQRDSALHKFIRYVTDEILEADNAGDRVVLFGSDPMQPKRTIPIEAALVSYGLQDKISFEIPDVPLIAHTEGNVTRFEVATEVYDACYEHFLDLRWGQEYEDLLARISGEVFYLMFTNRVALQALHEYLSLYVRGLAYDVDELQDSGYMKCLKRAGVPRRAKMPKWVQRAVYFRDRGMCAKCGRDLTGLVNRFSSENFDHMIPLAQGGLNDVTNLQLLCSYCNNKKSDKFQLVSSRYQNWY; translated from the coding sequence ATGAACCGAAGCCAGAACCAGTGGTTCGATCACAACTACTACAGTACCTATCGAATCGCCAGCAAGGTGGAAAGGCTCGCAATGAGCCCTGACTACCACTATCTCGAAGCTCTGATGCTGGATGACGGAATCCTTGAATTCCTGCCGCACTGGCAGAGGGATAGTGCGCTGCACAAATTCATTCGCTACGTTACGGACGAAATTCTGGAAGCGGACAACGCTGGGGACAGAGTTGTCCTATTCGGCTCAGATCCCATGCAGCCCAAGCGGACGATACCCATTGAAGCGGCCCTGGTTTCCTATGGCCTGCAGGACAAAATTTCTTTTGAGATTCCAGACGTCCCGCTCATAGCTCATACTGAAGGGAACGTGACGCGATTTGAGGTCGCAACGGAGGTGTATGACGCTTGCTACGAGCACTTCCTCGACCTGCGATGGGGTCAAGAGTACGAAGACCTTCTGGCCAGGATTTCTGGCGAGGTCTTCTATTTGATGTTCACGAACCGAGTTGCCCTCCAGGCGCTCCATGAGTACTTGTCCCTGTATGTGAGGGGGCTGGCGTACGATGTCGATGAGTTGCAGGACTCTGGGTACATGAAATGTTTGAAGAGGGCCGGAGTGCCCAGGAGGGCAAAAATGCCCAAGTGGGTGCAGCGTGCCGTATATTTTCGCGATCGCGGCATGTGTGCCAAGTGTGGGCGCGATCTCACCGGACTGGTGAACCGGTTCAGTTCTGAGAACTTTGACCACATGATTCCGCTCGCTCAAGGAGGCTTGAATGACGTCACCAACCTCCAACTGCTCTGCTCTTACTGCAACAACAAGAAATCTGACAAGTTCCAGCTGGTGAGCAGTCGATATCAGAATTGGTACTGA
- a CDS encoding very short patch repair endonuclease — protein sequence MRISAGSRSMEGVWHAPSPSTWRTGPLIMDRSVEKPASGWVRTGKGDHLRGRRSRDTGPEVKLRQAVHRLGLRYRLQRRVAPRCTADFVLPRHRVAVFVDGCFWHGCPVHGVVEFQGPNAKRWSDKIEANRRRDRRNTEACEGAGWTVIRVWECEVRSDAEQAALRISVACGRRPG from the coding sequence ATGCGGATTTCGGCGGGTTCTCGGAGCATGGAAGGAGTGTGGCACGCTCCCTCCCCAAGTACCTGGAGAACTGGACCACTGATCATGGACCGCAGTGTCGAGAAGCCGGCCAGCGGCTGGGTGCGAACCGGGAAAGGTGATCATCTGCGCGGGCGCCGGTCCCGTGACACCGGCCCGGAGGTGAAGCTGCGGCAAGCAGTTCACCGTCTTGGGCTCCGCTACCGGCTCCAGCGCAGAGTCGCTCCCCGCTGCACTGCGGACTTCGTCCTGCCTCGTCATCGGGTGGCCGTGTTCGTCGACGGATGTTTCTGGCACGGTTGCCCTGTCCACGGTGTAGTCGAATTCCAGGGGCCGAACGCCAAGCGGTGGTCCGACAAGATCGAAGCGAACAGGAGGCGCGACAGACGCAACACCGAGGCATGCGAGGGCGCCGGTTGGACCGTGATTCGCGTCTGGGAGTGCGAGGTACGTTCGGACGCAGAGCAGGCAGCGCTCAGGATCTCCGTGGCGTGCGGCCGTAGGCCCGGGTGA
- a CDS encoding AbrB/MazE/SpoVT family DNA-binding domain-containing protein: MLREPAEIRIGDHGQVELPMGLLAEAGLMPGTELLAFSDGDGRIVLRRAEDAARDLLGNGTL, encoded by the coding sequence ATGCTCCGAGAACCCGCCGAAATCCGCATCGGTGACCACGGTCAGGTCGAACTTCCCATGGGTCTTCTCGCGGAGGCGGGCCTGATGCCAGGTACCGAACTGCTCGCCTTCAGCGACGGTGACGGCCGCATCGTCCTACGGCGCGCCGAGGACGCAGCCCGTGACCTTCTGGGGAACGGAACTTTGTGA
- a CDS encoding IS481 family transposase, which yields MPHRNAPLTETGRLRLACCVVEDGWPLRRAAERFQVSPTTAQRWAGRYRQFGEAGMSDRSSRPHASPRRTPTRTERRIIKVRLLRRWGPARIAHLLRLVPSTVHRVLTRFGLARLTHLDRATGRVIRRYERERPGELVHVDIKKLGNIPDGGGHKMLGRQAGRRNRKNVGYSYLHTAVDDRSRLAYSEIHTDEKKETATGFWTRAHAFFTECGITVERVLTDNGSCYRSRDWRDVLTAAGITHKRTRPYRPQTNGKVERFNRTLLDEWAYARPYRSEAERREAFPQWLHTYNHHRGHTALNGQPPASRVPNLTGQYT from the coding sequence GTGCCCCACCGTAATGCACCCCTGACCGAGACCGGACGGCTGCGCCTGGCTTGCTGCGTGGTCGAGGACGGCTGGCCCCTGCGCCGGGCCGCCGAGCGCTTCCAGGTCTCGCCGACCACCGCCCAGCGCTGGGCCGGGCGCTACCGGCAGTTCGGCGAGGCCGGCATGTCCGACCGCTCCTCCCGCCCGCACGCAAGCCCGCGCCGCACCCCGACCCGCACCGAACGCCGGATCATCAAGGTCCGTCTCCTGCGCCGGTGGGGACCGGCCCGCATCGCCCACCTGCTGCGTCTGGTGCCCTCGACCGTGCACCGGGTACTGACCCGCTTCGGCCTGGCCCGCCTCACCCACCTGGACCGGGCCACCGGCCGGGTCATCCGCCGCTACGAACGCGAGCGGCCCGGCGAGCTGGTGCACGTGGACATCAAGAAGCTGGGCAACATCCCCGACGGCGGTGGCCACAAGATGCTGGGCCGGCAAGCGGGCCGCAGGAACCGCAAGAACGTCGGCTACAGCTACCTGCACACCGCCGTCGACGACCGCTCCCGCCTCGCCTACAGCGAGATCCACACCGACGAGAAGAAGGAAACCGCCACCGGCTTCTGGACCCGCGCCCACGCCTTCTTCACCGAGTGCGGGATCACCGTCGAGCGCGTGCTGACCGACAACGGCTCCTGCTACCGCTCACGCGACTGGCGCGACGTGCTCACCGCGGCCGGGATCACCCACAAACGCACCCGGCCCTACCGCCCGCAGACCAACGGCAAGGTCGAACGCTTCAACCGCACCCTGCTCGACGAATGGGCCTACGCCCGCCCCTACCGGTCCGAAGCCGAGCGCCGCGAAGCGTTCCCGCAGTGGCTGCACACCTACAATCACCACCGCGGACACACCGCACTCAACGGCCAACCACCCGCCAGCCGCGTCCCCAACCTCACAGGGCAATACACCTAG
- a CDS encoding transposase, whose protein sequence is MRVARNRKPGVTLEQIAADFGVHPITLSKWLRRADTDDGARPATASGESAELREARKRIRLLEQDNEVLRRAAAYLSQANLPAK, encoded by the coding sequence GTGCGGGTCGCGCGCAACCGTAAGCCCGGCGTCACGCTGGAACAGATCGCCGCCGACTTCGGCGTCCACCCGATCACGCTGTCGAAGTGGCTGCGCCGTGCCGACACCGACGATGGCGCCAGGCCCGCGACGGCGTCGGGTGAGTCGGCCGAGCTGCGCGAGGCCCGCAAGCGCATCCGGCTGCTGGAGCAGGACAACGAGGTCCTCAGGAGGGCTGCGGCGTATCTGTCGCAGGCGAACCTGCCAGCAAAATGA
- a CDS encoding DNA cytosine methyltransferase — translation MEKGKYGVPLERSDYLPLEPHEESCSPGNFRKWLKTYGKGKRLAVDLFSGAGGLSFGVKQAGWTVAAAVDFDERALETHAANFPGMSLRMDLGNSDERDTLIGLLKGADIDLIAGGPPCQPFSRAGRSKIRDLVANHNRDPQDLRKELWRSYLHVVEEVRPRAVLMENVPDMGLGDDFFVVRTIEQRLEDLGYATQVRLVDAWHYGVPQHRKRLILLARNDVERFDWQPKQEGFTSLRDAIGDLPDLDPQPIKRVGERELPYCAPEAPSSFVEMMRKDAPEGLIWDHMTRRVREDDWEIFSKHMDSTTLYSDIPKRLQRYSAEHFTDKYKKLAWDERSRSITAHIAKDGYWYIHPDQPRTLTVREAARVQTFPDWFRFAGTRSDAFRQIGNAVPPLLGKAAAEALAPVQGVQAPLGGLQPHWRQVREELAAWAESRRDGDDWWHLPGEQLSPLSAAVIALLSGTKLSAAQMDEVLADVRSRKSLTTKAYENLLQAAPSEKARTRLERLAPLVDDTAAWHKSRRLEIPERLALKPAESSLYRLLAGDDLLWVGQGALRVAARLNDSDADRTNRLSDGRVNLVRLVGAGDDSAPLRMAALRLLGNTVCGTQRSLCSDCPLSKYCPRKSDEVSAVEANSKSKGNAKGRSKQ, via the coding sequence GTGGAGAAGGGGAAGTACGGCGTACCCCTGGAGCGGAGCGACTACCTCCCGTTGGAACCCCATGAGGAGAGCTGCTCTCCAGGGAACTTCCGGAAATGGCTGAAGACCTACGGTAAGGGCAAGCGACTGGCGGTCGACCTCTTCTCCGGGGCCGGCGGCCTGAGCTTCGGCGTGAAGCAGGCGGGGTGGACGGTCGCAGCCGCTGTCGACTTCGACGAGCGTGCGCTGGAGACCCACGCGGCGAACTTCCCGGGCATGAGCCTCCGCATGGACCTCGGCAACTCGGACGAGCGCGACACCCTGATAGGACTCCTGAAGGGCGCCGACATCGACCTGATCGCCGGCGGCCCTCCCTGCCAGCCGTTCAGCCGTGCCGGACGCAGCAAGATCCGGGATCTCGTGGCCAACCACAATCGGGATCCGCAGGACCTTCGTAAGGAGCTGTGGCGCTCCTACCTGCACGTGGTCGAGGAAGTCCGACCTCGCGCGGTACTCATGGAGAACGTTCCCGACATGGGGCTCGGCGACGACTTCTTTGTCGTACGCACGATCGAGCAGCGCCTGGAGGATCTCGGGTACGCCACACAGGTTCGCCTGGTAGACGCGTGGCACTACGGTGTCCCCCAACACCGGAAACGACTCATCCTGCTCGCCAGGAACGATGTCGAGCGCTTCGACTGGCAGCCGAAGCAGGAGGGATTCACCAGCCTCCGTGATGCGATCGGCGACCTTCCCGATCTCGACCCGCAGCCGATAAAGCGCGTCGGTGAACGAGAGCTGCCGTACTGCGCTCCGGAGGCTCCTTCCTCGTTCGTGGAGATGATGCGCAAGGACGCACCAGAGGGACTGATCTGGGACCACATGACGCGGCGGGTCCGCGAGGACGACTGGGAGATCTTCTCCAAGCACATGGACTCCACGACCCTGTACTCGGACATCCCGAAGCGGCTCCAGCGCTACAGCGCCGAGCACTTCACGGACAAGTACAAGAAGCTTGCCTGGGACGAGCGCAGTCGGTCGATCACAGCGCACATCGCCAAGGACGGCTACTGGTACATCCACCCGGACCAGCCGCGCACGCTCACTGTGCGTGAGGCGGCCCGGGTGCAGACCTTCCCTGACTGGTTCCGGTTCGCCGGCACTCGCAGTGACGCCTTCCGGCAGATCGGGAACGCGGTGCCCCCGCTGCTGGGCAAGGCAGCCGCCGAGGCCCTCGCACCGGTGCAGGGTGTGCAGGCGCCACTCGGAGGGCTGCAACCGCACTGGCGACAGGTCCGGGAGGAACTGGCGGCCTGGGCAGAGAGCCGGCGAGACGGTGACGACTGGTGGCATCTCCCAGGAGAGCAGCTGTCACCACTCTCAGCGGCGGTGATCGCGCTCCTCTCCGGTACCAAGCTGTCAGCAGCCCAGATGGACGAGGTCTTGGCGGACGTGAGATCGCGTAAGTCTCTCACCACCAAGGCGTACGAGAACCTCCTGCAAGCGGCTCCCTCGGAGAAGGCCAGAACCCGGCTGGAACGTCTCGCCCCTCTCGTCGATGACACAGCGGCCTGGCACAAGAGCAGGCGTCTCGAGATTCCCGAACGCCTCGCGTTGAAGCCGGCCGAGTCCTCGCTCTACCGCCTGCTGGCGGGCGACGACCTTCTCTGGGTGGGGCAGGGCGCGCTGCGAGTTGCCGCGCGCCTGAACGACAGTGACGCGGACCGCACGAACAGGCTCAGCGACGGCCGCGTCAACCTCGTGAGACTCGTGGGTGCAGGAGACGACAGCGCGCCGCTCCGTATGGCAGCGCTGCGCCTCCTCGGTAACACGGTCTGCGGTACCCAACGGTCGCTGTGCTCTGACTGCCCGCTGAGTAAGTACTGCCCACGGAAGTCCGATGAGGTCTCGGCGGTGGAGGCCAACAGCAAATCGAAGGGCAACGCAAAGGGAAGGAGTAAGCAGTAG